The DNA region CTCAATGATAGTCTGTGGGTGGATCTTCTGGTCAACGAGTTTTTCCGCCTCCCGCAGGAGCTCTGAGCCAAACACGGTCACCGACGTGGTTCCATCTCCAACCTCGTCATCCTGCACTTTAGCAATGTTGACAAGCACCTTGGCAGCAGGGTTGTCGAACGGGATAGCTTTCAGGATCGTGGCTCCGTCGTTGGTGACCATCGAGTCGCCCGAAGAGGAGGattgcagcagcttgtccatTCCTTTAGGGCCCAACGTGGTCTTCACAAGGTCGCCGACAGCGATCGCGCCCACAAATGATGACAGACGCGCGTTCTCGGCGCGCTCTTCAGTGACTTGGTCGCCAAATATGTTGACCGACATGAGAAGAGAaaagtggaagaaaaataacGAAGTttttcgacgcgtcgaaataccaaagaaaaaaataacttCCTAGACTTGTTTTGTTCATGCCTGAAGAAAGCCTGACAGAGCGGCTGCAGCGCCACaagaagctgtttgacgagatcgatACAAAAAACAACGGGAAGTTCACGCTCGAGGATTTCGAGCGAGCGCTGCAATTTACAGACCATCCACTCAAAGACTCGCATTTCGCAATTTCTCAGATCTACAAGTCTcttgctggccaagaagcaGCTAGTGACTGGATCAGCTTTGACAAGTTTAACCAGTACCTCATCCAAGCAGAGGCCCAATTGGCCAAGGGCTTCGAGAACGTCGACCGTGACCACGACGGCAAGGTCACAAAGAAGGATGTGGAGTCGTACCTGTTCAAGCTGGGTTTAAAACCCACCCCATCCGAAGTTGACACCTTTTTCAGAaagctggattttgaggacCGCGGGTTTGTCACGTTCGAGATGTTCCGTGACGGCCTGCTGTTCATTCCGCGGCTGGAAGGATCGCGAGTCCGCACAGCCTTCAAATTCCTCAACGATGAGATGGAGAACATCTCGTCTGAAGGAGATGTCACCGTCAGCGACGATGTTCTCAAAAGCGTGGGATATTTCCTTGCGGGAGGGCTGTCCGGTGTTGTTTCCAGAACCTGCACAGCGCCCTTTGATCGAGTTAAGGTGTTCCTGATCGCAAGAACCGACCTGGCGTCGACGCTTCTAAACAACAGACAAGAATTACAGAGCAAAATTGAGGAGAAAGTGCACCACCCTGTgtccaagaagaagatccagTCGCCACTGGTCCGCGCCGCAAAGACATTGTACAAACAAGGTGGGCTTCGTGCATTCTACGTTGGAAATGGACTCAACGTCCTCAAGGTGTTCCCCGAGAGCGCGATGAAGTTCGGGTCGTTTGAGGCCACCAAGAAGTTTCTGTGTGGCATCGAAGGAGTAGACGACGTGTCAAAGCTTTCGAAAGTGTCCACCTTCGTTTCAGGGGGTGTTGGTGGAGTTATTGCACAGATCACCGTTTATCCAATAGATACGCTCAAATATCGAATCCAATGCGCATCTTTGGATTCCAAGGAAAAAGGTAACCAGTTACTCGTGAAAACCGCCAAAGACATGTTTAAGGAAGGGGGAGTGAGGATATTTTACAGAGGATTACCGCTGGGACTGGGCGGAATGTTCCCATACGCGGCTTTAGACCTCGGCACCTTCTCCACTGTGAAAAAATGGTACATTAAAAAAACTGCCGAAAAACAGCACTGTTCCGTCGATGACGTGGTACTTCCGAACTACCTGGTGCTCACCCTGGGTGCCGTTAGCGGTACCTTTGGAGCCACTATGGTGTACCCGATCAACCTGCTTCGAACGAGATTGCAGGCTCAGGGAACATTTGCGCATCCTTATACTTACGACGGATTCTTTGATGTGTTTAAGCAGACAA from Ogataea parapolymorpha DL-1 chromosome V, whole genome shotgun sequence includes:
- a CDS encoding Calcium-binding mitochondrial carrier SAL1; its protein translation is MPEESLTERLQRHKKLFDEIDTKNNGKFTLEDFERALQFTDHPLKDSHFAISQIYKSLAGQEAASDWISFDKFNQYLIQAEAQLAKGFENVDRDHDGKVTKKDVESYLFKLGLKPTPSEVDTFFRKLDFEDRGFVTFEMFRDGLLFIPRLEGSRVRTAFKFLNDEMENISSEGDVTVSDDVLKSVGYFLAGGLSGVVSRTCTAPFDRVKVFLIARTDLASTLLNNRQELQSKIEEKVHHPVSKKKIQSPLVRAAKTLYKQGGLRAFYVGNGLNVLKVFPESAMKFGSFEATKKFLCGIEGVDDVSKLSKVSTFVSGGVGGVIAQITVYPIDTLKYRIQCASLDSKEKGNQLLVKTAKDMFKEGGVRIFYRGLPLGLGGMFPYAALDLGTFSTVKKWYIKKTAEKQHCSVDDVVLPNYLVLTLGAVSGTFGATMVYPINLLRTRLQAQGTFAHPYTYDGFFDVFKQTISREGVPGLFKGLVPNLAKVAPAVSISYLMYENLKVLFKLE